A genome region from Syntrophorhabdaceae bacterium includes the following:
- a CDS encoding amidohydrolase family protein yields the protein MSTLTIRNIGAVFTGDIESPVVSGPVSILIEDGKIKAIEGGELKADKTVDANGMTVCPGFIDSHVHPVFGDFTPRQNQLGFIESSLHGGVTSMISAGEVHLPGRPTDPKGTKALALLAQRSFARLKPAGVKVYGGGLILEKGLVEADFKELAEDGVWLVGEIGLGSIKAADEARQMVDWAKKYGMKVLMHVGGTSVPGSSTVTCDDVLVAQPTVACHLNGGPTSIPVPEIKRVIEKTECAIEVVHCGNPLSALEIGRFMKEKGILKRLIIGNDAPSGTGVIPLGIWRMVNFMSALCDIPAETAVCFATGNTKGVFGLSHGILQPGFDGDLQIIDAPMGSAGKDAKAAIELGDIPGVAMVIIDGVVKAQVSRNTPPSVRKTL from the coding sequence ATGAGCACGCTTACTATCAGGAACATTGGGGCTGTCTTTACGGGAGATATTGAAAGTCCCGTCGTCAGCGGTCCCGTTTCCATCCTTATCGAGGACGGGAAGATCAAGGCGATCGAAGGCGGTGAGCTGAAAGCAGACAAGACGGTCGATGCCAACGGCATGACGGTCTGCCCCGGATTTATCGATTCCCATGTCCACCCTGTATTCGGCGATTTCACCCCTCGTCAGAACCAGCTCGGTTTTATCGAAAGCAGCCTGCACGGCGGCGTGACATCGATGATCTCCGCAGGCGAGGTCCACTTGCCCGGCAGACCCACAGATCCCAAGGGAACCAAGGCCCTGGCTCTTCTCGCCCAGAGGTCCTTCGCCAGGCTGAAACCTGCGGGCGTGAAGGTCTACGGGGGCGGCCTGATACTCGAAAAGGGTCTTGTTGAAGCCGATTTCAAGGAGCTTGCCGAAGACGGCGTCTGGCTTGTCGGCGAGATCGGCCTCGGGAGCATAAAGGCGGCCGATGAGGCAAGGCAGATGGTCGACTGGGCAAAGAAATATGGTATGAAGGTCCTCATGCACGTGGGCGGCACATCTGTTCCGGGAAGCTCCACGGTGACCTGCGATGATGTCCTCGTGGCTCAGCCCACGGTAGCCTGCCATTTGAACGGGGGACCCACCAGCATCCCCGTACCCGAGATAAAGCGGGTCATTGAAAAGACGGAATGCGCCATAGAGGTGGTGCACTGCGGCAACCCGTTGTCGGCTCTTGAGATCGGCAGGTTCATGAAGGAGAAAGGGATATTGAAAAGACTGATCATCGGCAACGACGCCCCTTCAGGAACAGGGGTCATACCTCTCGGGATATGGCGGATGGTCAATTTCATGTCGGCCCTGTGCGACATCCCGGCTGAAACAGCGGTCTGCTTTGCCACGGGCAACACAAAGGGCGTCTTCGGGCTCTCCCACGGCATCCTGCAGCCCGGCTTCGACGGGGACCTGCAGATAATCGATGCGCCCATGGGTTCAGCCGGCAAGGATGCGAAGGCGGCCATAGAACTGGGCGACATACCCGGCGTTGCGATGGTGATCATCGACGGAGTGGTGAAGGCACAGGTCAGCAGGAACACTCCGCCGTCCGTCAGAAAAACCTTGTAG
- a CDS encoding xanthine dehydrogenase family protein molybdopterin-binding subunit: MFIGQDITRVDALDKVLGTAAFAHDLKKNNMLFACVVRSSRPHAVIKKIDLSAALALEGVVKVLSHKDIPGENLFGAIKKDQPFLAEGRVRYRGEAILVVLGITEEIARKASHLVKIEYENLENISDPFLSAQSPVLIHDGGNLLSHRMVIKGDVEKGFEGSDVVVENTFSTTWIDHAYMETEAGIGYTDDTGRIVVASSTQNIHYKMKEISRLLAIPTEKVRVVQTTTGGGFGGKLDVTVEGFIALCVYHTKRPVVMRYTREESFLAQTKRHPLHIEYKTGARKDGSLTAVEVSIIGDTGPYISYGETVCLRAAVHATGPYEVPNVLVNSRMFYTNNPISGAMRGFGVPQLALAHESQLDEIAELINMDPLDIRMKNALKRGSLTATSQVLSHSAGLLETLKGVEPFWRERRKQAAGSGFGLGCMYYGIGNTGISNPSSCYLTLTPEGRVEMHSGVCEIGQGSDTVLLQILCDALGMEEMGIDLVRGDTDTSFDAGSTSASRQTYISGMAVCDAAQKMKKYLEKEGYYSGRPLKDICRDAQDKAIPAFEGHFDPPTTAPDSKTSQGAPYATYAFATHMTEIDVDRVTGVCKVIKVHAAHDVGRAINVSNVKGQIYGGVAMGVGLALMEEFVPGKSESFDNYYIPTSMDMPDVEAIIVEDREPTGPFGAKGVGEPALIPQAASIVNAIKDATGVRMYRLPCDIERLKLALEEQDRKK; the protein is encoded by the coding sequence ATGTTCATTGGACAGGATATAACACGTGTTGATGCCCTCGACAAGGTCCTGGGAACAGCAGCCTTCGCCCACGACCTCAAGAAGAACAATATGCTCTTTGCCTGCGTGGTCCGCAGCTCGCGGCCCCACGCGGTTATAAAGAAGATCGACCTTTCCGCCGCCCTCGCTCTCGAGGGAGTCGTAAAGGTCCTTTCGCACAAGGACATACCCGGCGAGAACCTCTTCGGAGCGATCAAGAAAGATCAGCCCTTCCTCGCCGAGGGGCGCGTCCGGTACAGGGGAGAGGCCATCCTTGTCGTCCTTGGCATAACCGAGGAGATAGCACGCAAGGCATCGCACCTTGTGAAGATCGAATACGAAAACCTTGAAAATATCTCGGATCCCTTTCTTTCCGCACAGTCCCCCGTCCTCATCCACGACGGGGGAAACCTCCTCAGCCATCGCATGGTCATAAAGGGCGATGTGGAGAAGGGTTTTGAAGGGTCCGACGTTGTTGTCGAGAATACCTTCAGCACGACATGGATCGATCACGCCTACATGGAGACCGAGGCAGGGATAGGATATACAGACGATACAGGAAGGATCGTGGTCGCCTCCTCCACTCAGAATATCCATTACAAGATGAAGGAGATATCGAGGCTGCTCGCCATCCCCACGGAGAAGGTACGGGTCGTCCAGACGACCACCGGGGGCGGTTTCGGCGGCAAACTCGACGTCACCGTGGAAGGCTTCATCGCGCTTTGTGTCTACCATACGAAAAGGCCCGTTGTGATGAGGTACACCAGGGAGGAAAGCTTCCTTGCGCAGACAAAGAGGCACCCGCTTCACATCGAATACAAAACGGGAGCCAGGAAGGACGGGAGCCTTACCGCCGTCGAGGTGAGCATAATCGGCGACACGGGGCCCTACATCTCCTACGGTGAGACGGTCTGTCTGAGGGCGGCCGTACATGCCACCGGCCCCTATGAGGTTCCCAACGTCCTTGTGAACTCAAGGATGTTCTATACCAATAATCCCATATCGGGCGCCATGAGGGGTTTCGGCGTGCCCCAACTCGCCCTTGCCCACGAATCTCAGCTTGACGAGATCGCGGAGCTCATCAACATGGACCCCCTCGACATACGGATGAAGAACGCCCTGAAAAGGGGCTCTCTTACCGCCACCTCGCAGGTCTTGAGCCACAGCGCGGGTCTGCTTGAAACCCTCAAGGGGGTCGAGCCCTTCTGGAGAGAGAGACGCAAACAGGCCGCCGGCAGCGGCTTCGGCCTGGGATGCATGTATTACGGTATTGGAAACACGGGTATCTCGAACCCGTCAAGCTGCTATCTCACCCTGACCCCTGAAGGCAGGGTGGAGATGCATTCCGGGGTCTGCGAGATCGGCCAGGGGTCGGACACGGTCCTCTTGCAGATACTCTGCGACGCCCTTGGCATGGAAGAGATGGGTATCGACCTCGTACGAGGGGACACGGACACGTCATTCGACGCAGGTTCCACCTCGGCAAGCAGGCAGACCTACATATCGGGAATGGCCGTCTGTGATGCAGCTCAGAAGATGAAAAAATACCTCGAAAAGGAAGGCTACTACAGCGGCAGGCCGCTCAAGGACATCTGCCGCGATGCCCAGGATAAGGCCATCCCTGCATTTGAAGGCCATTTCGACCCGCCCACGACAGCGCCGGATAGCAAGACATCCCAGGGCGCCCCCTATGCCACGTATGCATTTGCCACCCACATGACGGAGATCGATGTCGACCGGGTGACGGGCGTATGCAAAGTGATCAAGGTGCACGCGGCCCATGACGTGGGAAGGGCTATCAATGTGAGTAACGTAAAGGGCCAGATCTACGGCGGCGTGGCCATGGGGGTGGGTCTCGCGCTTATGGAGGAGTTCGTGCCGGGAAAGAGCGAGTCCTTCGATAACTACTACATCCCCACATCCATGGATATGCCCGACGTCGAGGCGATAATCGTTGAGGACCGCGAACCCACGGGCCCCTTCGGAGCCAAAGGGGTCGGCGAACCGGCGCTCATCCCCCAGGCCGCAAGTATTGTGAACGCAATAAAGGATGCGACGGGAGTGCGAATGTACAGATTACCCTGTGACATAGAGCGACTTAAATTGGCTCTGGAGGAACAGGACAGAAAAAAATGA
- a CDS encoding FAD binding domain-containing protein — translation MLPKFASVVARTKDEVLSWLSSLENPRILAGGTDLMVKMRAGQECSHIIDVAGVPELLGLTEKEGKIAIGSAMTHARLSTEDSLIRNARSLALACGLVGSPQIRNMGTIGGNLANASPAADSIPPMLIHDAVLILESRDTQRKVPLEEAIVAPYMTSMDRKELLSSVEITPLRGYREGYRRVAKRATWAISRLGVAFAIREEEGRFLDVKLAIGSCTPMPFRPKKVEDILRGAVRNETIISEAIRMALEEIKFISGIRPSFAYKLPVLKGILEEVLRG, via the coding sequence ATGCTGCCGAAATTTGCAAGTGTAGTCGCTAGAACAAAGGACGAGGTCCTTTCCTGGCTGTCCTCCCTGGAAAACCCGAGGATCCTTGCCGGGGGAACAGACCTCATGGTCAAGATGAGGGCCGGGCAGGAATGCAGCCACATCATCGACGTGGCCGGCGTCCCGGAACTTCTCGGGCTGACCGAGAAAGAGGGAAAGATCGCGATAGGATCGGCGATGACGCACGCGAGACTCAGCACCGAAGACTCCCTGATCCGAAATGCCCGGAGCCTTGCCCTCGCATGCGGGCTCGTCGGTTCGCCGCAGATACGCAACATGGGCACCATCGGGGGCAATCTTGCGAATGCGTCCCCGGCCGCCGATTCCATACCTCCCATGCTCATACACGATGCCGTTCTCATCCTGGAATCAAGGGACACGCAGCGGAAGGTCCCCCTTGAAGAGGCCATCGTTGCCCCCTACATGACTTCGATGGACAGGAAGGAATTGCTTAGCTCCGTGGAGATAACCCCCCTTCGCGGATACCGGGAGGGCTACCGCAGGGTGGCGAAAAGGGCGACCTGGGCGATCTCACGCCTTGGCGTTGCCTTCGCCATCAGGGAAGAGGAAGGCAGATTCCTGGATGTGAAACTGGCCATCGGGTCCTGCACGCCCATGCCCTTCAGGCCGAAAAAGGTGGAAGACATCCTTCGGGGCGCCGTCAGGAACGAGACCATCATATCCGAAGCGATAAGAATGGCCCTTGAGGAGATCAAGTTCATCTCGGGGATCAGGCCCTCGTTTGCCTACAAGCTCCCCGTCCTGAAGGGTATTCTCGAAGAAGTGCTCAGAGGTTGA
- a CDS encoding (2Fe-2S)-binding protein — MKTISFVLNEKKTIIEVDDNETLLNALRERLGITSVKEGCGIGECGTCTVLVDNEPHYSCLTLASKADGRDIKTVEFLSASGALHPLQEAFIRSGAVQCGYCTPGMLLCAYSLLLKNADPDTHDIKEAISGNLCRCTGYIQIEEAIKNAAEICKCSR; from the coding sequence ATGAAGACGATAAGCTTCGTGCTCAATGAAAAGAAGACCATCATCGAGGTCGATGACAACGAGACCCTCCTCAATGCCCTCAGGGAAAGGCTCGGCATTACGAGCGTGAAAGAGGGCTGCGGTATAGGGGAATGCGGGACGTGCACGGTGCTCGTTGACAACGAACCTCATTACTCGTGCCTGACCCTGGCGTCGAAGGCAGACGGCCGCGATATCAAGACCGTGGAATTCCTTTCCGCGTCGGGGGCGCTTCACCCCCTCCAGGAGGCCTTCATCAGATCGGGCGCCGTTCAGTGCGGATACTGCACGCCGGGGATGCTCCTGTGCGCCTACAGTCTGCTCCTCAAGAACGCGGACCCCGACACCCATGACATCAAAGAGGCCATCAGCGGCAATCTTTGTCGCTGTACCGGGTATATACAGATCGAAGAGGCCATCAAGAATGCTGCCGAAATTTGCAAGTGTAGTCGCTAG
- a CDS encoding TRAP transporter large permease, whose protein sequence is MDPVTIGLLGCLLLFVLLFLGMPIAFVMMFVGFVGLWSLSSLGAALPKVAETVWGVAANYPYTIIPLFILMGSFAGSGGITKELYNTFDKWARRLPGGLGIATIAACAAFGAVSGSSVAAAAAMGNVALPEMRRFGYDPKLGCGVIAAGGTLSFLIPPSLGFVVYGMLTEQSIGKLLISGILPGVVMSAAFVACVIVLVGINPALAPRSTDKVTFREKLVALKGVWEVLLVFCIVMGGIYLGFINPTEAGAIGATSLFVIVLLKRKLTRANLFSALLEMARISIMVLFLVAGATLFSYFLALSTIPTVVSTWIAGLGVSKYVILLIIIVIYFVLGCFLDSVSMMVLTLPVIFPVIVTIGFDPIWFGVLLVLMMEAGLITPPVGLNIYTIAGIAKDVPMSDIFKGALPFLLSVIATAIILTIFPQIVTYLPGLMGGR, encoded by the coding sequence ATGGACCCTGTTACTATTGGATTATTGGGCTGCCTGCTCCTGTTCGTCCTGCTCTTTCTCGGTATGCCCATCGCCTTCGTAATGATGTTCGTGGGTTTTGTCGGTTTATGGTCGCTCTCTTCCCTTGGTGCGGCCCTGCCCAAGGTGGCGGAGACTGTCTGGGGTGTTGCGGCAAATTATCCCTACACCATCATCCCGCTCTTTATCCTTATGGGAAGCTTCGCGGGTTCAGGGGGCATAACAAAAGAGCTCTACAATACATTTGACAAGTGGGCCCGCAGGCTGCCCGGCGGACTCGGGATCGCGACCATCGCCGCCTGTGCCGCCTTCGGTGCGGTGAGCGGGTCTTCCGTTGCCGCCGCCGCCGCCATGGGGAATGTGGCCCTGCCTGAAATGCGCAGGTTCGGGTATGACCCCAAGCTTGGCTGCGGGGTTATAGCGGCCGGTGGAACGCTGAGTTTTCTCATACCGCCGAGCCTCGGATTCGTCGTCTACGGCATGCTCACCGAACAGTCCATCGGGAAGCTCCTCATCTCGGGGATCCTGCCGGGGGTAGTCATGTCCGCTGCATTCGTCGCCTGCGTTATAGTTCTGGTGGGCATAAACCCCGCACTCGCTCCGCGCAGTACAGACAAAGTGACCTTCAGGGAAAAGCTTGTTGCCCTCAAGGGTGTGTGGGAAGTGCTGCTTGTCTTCTGTATCGTCATGGGCGGCATATACCTTGGCTTCATCAACCCCACGGAGGCGGGCGCGATCGGCGCCACGTCGCTCTTCGTCATTGTGCTCCTCAAGAGAAAGCTCACCAGGGCAAACCTTTTCAGTGCCCTTCTTGAGATGGCGAGGATCTCGATCATGGTGCTTTTCCTCGTTGCCGGGGCCACCCTCTTCAGCTATTTCCTTGCCCTGTCGACGATACCCACGGTTGTCTCCACCTGGATCGCGGGGCTCGGGGTCTCCAAGTACGTCATCCTCCTGATCATTATCGTCATATACTTCGTCCTCGGGTGCTTTCTCGATTCCGTCTCAATGATGGTCCTCACCCTGCCGGTCATTTTCCCTGTGATCGTTACTATCGGGTTCGATCCCATATGGTTCGGCGTCCTGTTGGTGCTCATGATGGAGGCCGGGCTCATAACGCCGCCGGTGGGGCTCAACATTTACACCATTGCGGGCATCGCGAAGGACGTGCCCATGTCGGACATCTTCAAGGGGGCACTGCCTTTCCTTCTGTCCGTCATAGCCACCGCGATCATTCTCACTATTTTTCCGCAGATAGTCACCTATCTGCCGGGCCTCATGGGAGGCAGATGA
- a CDS encoding TRAP transporter small permease, which translates to MKALEGFQKGVHKVTYAVCAAGMFLAIPLMLITTFDVLGRAIFNKPLPGTLELSEYMLAIIILLGAAYTQQVKGHVAVDFLTSRFPPKGQTICNIITNIASLAIITIMTIYGYIEGINETTVTDQLRVPMWPFKTLVAVGGLMLWMELLTDLITSVASLVRRQ; encoded by the coding sequence ATGAAAGCGCTGGAAGGTTTTCAAAAAGGGGTGCACAAGGTAACGTACGCGGTTTGTGCCGCTGGCATGTTCCTTGCCATTCCCCTCATGCTGATCACCACTTTTGACGTGCTCGGGAGGGCCATCTTCAACAAGCCCCTCCCGGGCACCCTTGAACTCTCGGAATACATGCTGGCCATCATCATCCTGCTGGGTGCCGCGTACACCCAGCAGGTCAAGGGCCATGTTGCGGTTGATTTCCTTACGTCCAGATTTCCGCCGAAAGGCCAGACGATATGCAATATCATAACGAATATTGCCTCCCTCGCGATCATTACCATCATGACAATATATGGCTATATCGAGGGGATCAATGAAACAACCGTGACCGACCAGCTCAGGGTACCCATGTGGCCCTTCAAGACCCTTGTAGCCGTGGGCGGGCTCATGCTATGGATGGAGCTTCTCACCGACCTCATAACATCCGTCGCGAGCCTGGTAAGGAGGCAATAA
- a CDS encoding TRAP transporter substrate-binding protein: MCEECKKITRRTFLKGAAVVGAAAGMGVFDSTLLHAQNTNLKFSTWHPPVSREVRTVWTPMMEEIKKRSGGKLPYTMYAGSALGKGPEHFDIVAKGLSDMGYFTATWTPGRFPLTDVLSLAVWVDGKDTAADIGNAVYKRALKDEFKNVKVLELNGCIQSFIWTKKPISKLADLKGVKLRSPGGHQTNYIKSLGAEPVFMPLGDVYMAMETGTVDGIVTCAPLVLAFKLGEVAKYGTELTFGCVSEGTVMNMKSWNKLPADQKKIVEDVCTNPFKVTGGLGKEDYKKIMGDIQKTGVKMIDLPKAEAEQWYKRFQDVTRKWVSDMEAKKLNARKVVAIMNEECENRNVKLVSCPPEFKKV; encoded by the coding sequence ATGTGCGAAGAGTGTAAGAAGATTACAAGGAGAACTTTTCTGAAGGGCGCGGCGGTGGTAGGGGCCGCGGCAGGGATGGGTGTGTTTGACAGTACGCTTCTGCATGCGCAGAACACCAACCTCAAGTTCAGCACCTGGCATCCCCCGGTAAGCCGGGAGGTCAGGACCGTATGGACACCGATGATGGAAGAGATTAAAAAGAGAAGCGGCGGGAAACTGCCCTACACCATGTACGCCGGCTCGGCCCTCGGCAAGGGACCCGAGCATTTCGACATCGTGGCGAAGGGGCTCTCGGACATGGGCTATTTCACGGCCACATGGACACCGGGGCGCTTTCCCCTGACGGACGTCCTCTCCCTCGCCGTATGGGTGGACGGCAAGGACACCGCCGCCGACATCGGCAACGCGGTCTACAAAAGGGCATTGAAGGACGAGTTCAAAAACGTAAAGGTCCTCGAGCTCAACGGCTGCATCCAGTCCTTCATCTGGACGAAGAAACCCATCTCCAAGCTGGCCGATCTCAAAGGCGTAAAACTGAGATCTCCCGGCGGACACCAGACAAACTACATCAAGTCCCTGGGCGCGGAACCGGTCTTCATGCCTCTCGGCGACGTCTACATGGCGATGGAGACGGGGACCGTCGACGGCATCGTCACCTGTGCACCTCTGGTCCTTGCGTTCAAGCTCGGTGAAGTTGCAAAGTACGGCACCGAGCTCACATTCGGGTGCGTCTCCGAAGGCACCGTCATGAACATGAAGTCATGGAACAAGCTGCCGGCCGACCAGAAGAAGATCGTCGAAGACGTCTGCACGAACCCCTTCAAGGTTACGGGCGGGCTCGGCAAAGAAGATTACAAGAAGATCATGGGCGACATCCAGAAGACCGGCGTCAAGATGATCGACCTCCCCAAGGCCGAAGCGGAACAGTGGTACAAGAGGTTCCAGGACGTGACGCGCAAATGGGTCTCGGACATGGAAGCGAAAAAGCTGAATGCCAGGAAGGTCGTCGCAATAATGAACGAAGAGTGCGAGAACAGGAACGTCAAGCTTGTTTCCTGTCCGCCTGAGTTTAAAAAGGTCTGA
- a CDS encoding aldehyde dehydrogenase family protein, which translates to MAVLKEVNKHYGKLDLHINGKWVKPKTGKYFDTTNPATGKVIAQAPVAGPEDVEKAIAAAHTAFGKWKNVPFRDRAKLIFNLRDTFMRHHEELARILVQDHGCTIGDGRGTISRCIENIEAAGSSMYGFYKGEHVEQLANGIDCYLIHEPVGVFLIITPGNIPMHAWSSFVPYALACGCTVIVKPSRQCPVSADAMSKMIDEAGFPPGVVNLLHMGPERELNKVILSDPRVRGVGLIGSTRVSKELFEICGKYGKRSSLNGNGKNTIVIMPDGDLDQSVNYILRGCFGMSGQRCLGSDNVVVLGDNKIYKTLKDKLIAASKVMKMGYGLDESVELGPMTTSNGKEQVISFIESGLKSGAKLLLDGRKTRIKDYEEGYFLGPNIFENVSPDMHIAREEAFGPLCNLIRMDDLDETIRFINSTNYGHSACIVTESGKAARKFIRECDVGNVGINAGIPQPYAFFGLGSKKDSFFGNSKSRMDSVKMFLDEKTVTLRWV; encoded by the coding sequence ATGGCAGTGCTTAAGGAAGTGAACAAACACTACGGCAAACTGGACCTGCACATAAATGGAAAATGGGTCAAACCGAAGACAGGCAAGTATTTCGACACCACCAATCCCGCGACGGGCAAGGTTATCGCGCAGGCCCCCGTGGCGGGGCCCGAAGACGTGGAAAAAGCCATTGCCGCGGCCCATACCGCATTTGGGAAATGGAAGAACGTCCCCTTCAGGGACAGGGCAAAGCTCATATTCAATTTGAGAGACACCTTCATGAGACACCACGAGGAACTGGCCAGGATCCTCGTCCAGGACCACGGGTGCACCATAGGCGACGGCAGGGGAACCATCTCGAGGTGCATCGAGAACATTGAGGCGGCGGGCAGTTCAATGTACGGGTTCTATAAGGGCGAACATGTCGAGCAGCTCGCCAACGGGATAGACTGCTACCTCATCCACGAACCTGTCGGCGTTTTCCTCATCATCACCCCCGGCAACATTCCCATGCACGCCTGGTCGTCATTCGTCCCCTATGCGCTCGCCTGCGGCTGCACGGTCATCGTCAAGCCGAGCCGCCAGTGCCCGGTGTCGGCGGACGCGATGTCGAAAATGATCGATGAGGCGGGATTCCCTCCCGGTGTCGTCAATCTTCTCCACATGGGACCGGAAAGGGAACTGAACAAGGTCATCCTTTCGGACCCCAGAGTCCGGGGGGTAGGCCTCATCGGTTCGACGAGGGTAAGCAAGGAACTCTTCGAGATATGCGGCAAATACGGCAAACGCTCGTCACTCAACGGCAACGGCAAGAACACCATCGTCATCATGCCAGACGGCGATCTCGACCAGTCGGTCAACTACATTCTCAGGGGTTGCTTCGGCATGAGCGGTCAGCGCTGCCTCGGCTCCGACAACGTGGTTGTTCTTGGCGACAACAAGATCTATAAGACCTTGAAAGACAAATTGATCGCGGCCTCGAAGGTCATGAAGATGGGCTACGGCCTCGATGAGAGCGTGGAACTCGGGCCCATGACAACATCAAACGGCAAAGAGCAGGTGATCAGTTTTATCGAGTCAGGCCTGAAATCCGGCGCGAAGCTTCTTCTCGACGGCCGCAAGACAAGGATAAAAGACTACGAGGAAGGGTACTTCCTCGGCCCCAACATCTTCGAAAATGTCAGCCCCGATATGCATATAGCCCGGGAAGAGGCCTTCGGACCTTTGTGCAATTTAATCAGGATGGATGACCTTGATGAGACTATCCGCTTCATAAACTCTACGAACTATGGCCACAGCGCATGCATAGTCACGGAGAGCGGGAAGGCGGCACGGAAGTTTATCAGGGAATGCGACGTGGGCAATGTGGGCATCAATGCCGGCATTCCCCAGCCCTATGCCTTCTTCGGCCTCGGGTCCAAGAAGGACTCCTTCTTCGGCAACTCCAAATCGAGGATGGATTCGGTAAAGATGTTCCTTGACGAGAAGACAGTAACCTTAAGATGGGTTTAA